A region from the Aegilops tauschii subsp. strangulata cultivar AL8/78 chromosome 5, Aet v6.0, whole genome shotgun sequence genome encodes:
- the LOC109775605 gene encoding LOW QUALITY PROTEIN: putative disease resistance RPP13-like protein 1 (The sequence of the model RefSeq protein was modified relative to this genomic sequence to represent the inferred CDS: inserted 3 bases in 2 codons), whose product MDLFLTATSLVSDANTWFDFLGTTFSAVSELLSGWRHKQERRHGEAERRQLQWKEEDMKMKQLHYCLLDLPDLINHAEWFSYIKDDKEVAKLLPELRXRVNDAYDLLEEFSYHHQLGPSTAAAAEQPGDDFLKTITDGNHVREILDDLNCLRNTLEGIIDRRTRAEPQQFGKLLRPVMSSFYDKSKVRRLQKEVDEVLELLEVDTCSLPRGTRKRRISEKSAALSKRARRTGAVPSTSASEEGTTANATVLAISGIGGVGKTTLARQVFNDERTKGHFDLKIWISVSDDFNVKRLTKEFIHSALENLMQSDNLCSLQQTLTERIISLKFLLVLDDVWDDVYSNQDNRWHNFLEPLKSAKQGSAILLTTRSQRVADLVNENMHFHLEGLPSTIFDXFFEACAFGTDRSIVNPELNPIGKKIIPQLKRCPLAAETLGRILKPMLDREHWDWVAGRELWELKQEKYDILPVLRLSYLYLPPHLRSCFLFCSMYPKGHRFVKDALVNSWIAAGLIESCKGGKLESDGHRYFAEFLHRSLLHRDASSPASSVYVIHELMHDMAKLVSENECFVVKGEADLQKIPEDVRHLSIIGGGGLDETNLKMLCQYKKLRSIVCHGVDSEIITPAAKHWFEVLTKIRMLGFLSCKLDYLPETIGNLKLLQYLSIGECTFEELPPCFWQLQSLRIIDAQKCRIQHIPQEFNQLQGKLQRFKLRGTNITEPGNYAL is encoded by the exons atggatctGTTCCTGACAGCGACGTCCCTCGTCTCCGACGCGAACACTTGGTTTGATTTTCTCGGCACGACCTTCTCCGCCGTCTCCGAGCTGCTATCCGGGTGGAGGCATAAGCAGGAGCGTCGGCATGGCGAGGCGGAGCGGAGGCAGCTGCAGTGGAAGGAGGAGGACATGAAGATGAAGCAGCTCCACTACTGCTTGCTCGATTTGCCAGATCTGATCAACCACGCCGAGTGGTTCAGCTACATAAAAGACGACAAAGAGGTGGCCAAGCTCCTCCCGGAGCTCA GTCGAGTCAACGATGCATACGACCTGCTGGAAGAGTTCAGCTACCACCATCAGCTTGGGCcaagcacggcggcggcggcggagcagcCGGGGGACGACTTTTTGAAGACCATCACCGATGGTAACCATGTGAGGGAGATCCTGGACGATCTGAACTGCCTGCGGAACACATTGGAGGGAATCATCGACCGCCGCACTCGTGCCGAGCCGCAGCAGTTCGGCAAGCTGCTAAGGCCGGTGATGAGCTCCTTCTACGACAAGTCCAAGGTCCGCAGGCTTCAGAAAGAAGTCGATGAGGTGCTCGAGCTGCTGGAGGTGGACACCTGCTCCCTGCCCCGGGGGACTCGCAAACGGCGCATCAGCGAAAAATCCGCCGCATTAAGCAAAAGGGCTCGTAGAACTGGCGCTGTCCCTTCCACATCCGCCAGTGAAGAAGGCACAACTGCCAACGCAACTGTTCTAGCAATATCTGGCATCGGGGGTGTAGGAAAAACCACATTGGCCCGGCAAGTTTTCAATGATGAGAGAACCAAGGGCCATTTTGATCTCAAAATTTGGATATCTGTCTCGGACGACTTCAACGTCAAGAGACTGACCAAGGAGTTCATACACTCTGCTCTGGAAAATCTGATGCAATCTGATAACCTGTGCAGCCTCCAACAGACTCTCACCGAAAGGATTATCAGTTTGAAGTTCTTGCTTGTTCTCGATGATGTCTGGGACGACGTGTACTCAAATCAAGACAACAGATGGCATAATTTTCTTGAGCCGTTAAAGTCTGCCAAGCAAGGAAGTGCGATTCTGTTGACAACAAGATCTCAGAGGGTTGCAGATCTAGTGAACGAGAACATGCACTTCCATCTAGAAGGGCTTCCATCCACAATTTTCGA GTTTTTTGAGGCATGTGCATTTGGCACAGACCGCTCTATAGTCAATCCAGAGCTGAACCCTATTGGCAAAAAGATAATCCCACAGCTCAAGAGATGCCCATTAGCTGCTGAAACTCTTGGGCGCATACTGAAGCCTATGCTGGATAGGGAGCACTGGGATTGGGTCGCAGGAAGAGAGCTGTGGGAGCTGAAACAAGAGAAGTACGACATTCTGCCGGTCCTTCGATTGAGCTATCTGTATCTGCCTCCCCATCTGAGAAGCTGCTTTCTGTTTTGCTCCATGTATCCAAAGGGTCACCGATTTGTCAAAGATGCTCTTGTGAACAGTTGGATAGCAGCTGGTTTAATCGAGTCCTGCAAGGGCGGCAAGCTGGAAAGCGATGGTCATCGATATTTCGCGGAATTCCTACATCGATCCCTATTGCATAGAGATGCAAGCAGCCCAGCATCCTCCGTGTATGTCATCCATGAGTTGATGCATGACATGGCGAAGCTAGTTTCTGAGAACGAGTGCTTCGTCGTGAAAGGCGAAGCAGATTTGCAAAAGATCCCTGAAGATGTTCGGCATCTGTCAATAATCGGCGGTGGTGGCCTCGATGAAACCAACTTGAAAATGCTGTGCCAGTACAAGAAGCTGCGTTCCATTGTATGCCATGGTGTTGACTCTGAGATCATTACTCCTGCAGCTAAGCACTGGTTTGAGGTGCTCACCAAAATACGGATGCTGGGTTTTCTGTCTTGCAAGTTGGACTATCTTCCTGAGACCATTGGAAATCTAAAGCTTCTCCAGTACCTTAGCATTGGTGAATGTACTTTCGAAGAGCTTCCTCCGTGTTTTTGGCAACTCCAGAGTTTACGAATTATAGATGCTCAGAAATGTCGTATCCAACACATTCCCCAAGAATTCAATCAGCTACAGGGCAAATTGCAGAGATTTAAGTTGAGGGGTACAAATATCACTGAACCTGGAAATTATGCGCTTTGA